One window of Streptococcus suis genomic DNA carries:
- a CDS encoding dUTP diphosphatase has translation MKIRGFELVSQFTDENLLPKRETAHAAGYDLKAAETVSLEPGEIKLVPTGVKAYMQANEVLYLYDRSSNPRKKGLVLINSVGVIDGDYYGNPANEGHIFAQMRNITEETVLVEAGERIVQAVFAPFLLADGDQADGVRTGGFGSTGK, from the coding sequence ATGAAAATCCGTGGTTTCGAACTGGTCAGCCAGTTTACTGATGAAAATTTATTGCCAAAACGTGAGACCGCTCATGCAGCAGGTTACGACCTGAAGGCTGCAGAAACTGTCAGCTTGGAGCCAGGTGAGATTAAGCTGGTGCCGACTGGTGTTAAGGCTTATATGCAGGCCAACGAGGTCCTCTACCTCTACGACCGCTCGTCCAATCCTCGCAAGAAGGGGCTGGTTTTGATTAACTCGGTTGGGGTTATCGACGGCGACTACTATGGAAATCCAGCCAACGAAGGCCACATCTTTGCCCAGATGCGAAACATCACAGAAGAAACCGTGTTGGTGGAAGCTGGCGAGCGGATCGTACAGGCTGTTTTTGCACCCTTCCTCTTGGCTGACGGCGACCAGGCCGACGGCGTTCGGACGGGTGGATTTGGCTCGACAGGGAAATAG
- the radA gene encoding DNA repair protein RadA: MIIAKKKTTFVCQNCEYHSPKYLGRCPNCGSWSSFVEEVEVAEVKNARVSLTGEKTRPMKLNEVSSIQVARTKTNMEEFNRVLGGGVVPGSLVLIGGDPGIGKSTLLLQVSTQLSTIGTVLYVSGEESAQQIKLRAERLGDIDSEFYLYAETNMQSIRTEIEKIKPDFLIIDSIQTIMSPDISSVQGSVSQVREVTNELMQIAKTNNIATFIVGHMTKEGTLAGPRTLEHMVDTVLYFEGERQHTFRILRAVKNRFGSTNEIGIFEMQSQGLVEVLNPSEVFLEERLDGATGSAIVVTMEGTRPILAEVQALVTPTMFGNAKRTTTGLDFNRASLIMAVLEKRAGLLLQNQDAYLKSAGGVKLDEPAIDLAVAVALASSYKDKPTNPQECFIGEIGLTGEIRRVNRIEQRINEAAKLGFTKVYAPKNSLTGIKVPKEITVIGVTTIGEVLQKVFE; this comes from the coding sequence ATCATCATCGCTAAGAAAAAAACAACCTTTGTCTGCCAAAATTGTGAATATCATTCACCCAAGTACCTGGGGCGCTGTCCTAACTGTGGTTCTTGGTCTAGCTTTGTTGAAGAAGTTGAAGTGGCGGAGGTCAAAAATGCCCGCGTCAGCCTGACTGGTGAGAAGACCCGTCCGATGAAGCTTAATGAAGTGTCGTCCATTCAAGTGGCTCGCACCAAGACCAATATGGAGGAGTTTAACCGCGTCTTAGGTGGTGGAGTGGTGCCGGGCAGTCTGGTCCTGATTGGTGGTGATCCAGGGATTGGCAAGTCCACCTTGCTCCTGCAAGTATCGACCCAACTTTCGACTATTGGCACCGTCCTCTACGTGTCGGGGGAAGAGTCTGCCCAGCAGATTAAGCTCCGTGCCGAGCGTTTGGGCGACATTGACAGCGAGTTCTATCTCTATGCGGAGACCAATATGCAGAGCATTCGGACCGAGATTGAGAAAATCAAGCCAGATTTCCTAATTATCGACTCTATCCAGACCATTATGAGTCCTGACATCTCCAGCGTGCAAGGCTCTGTCAGTCAGGTCCGTGAAGTGACCAATGAGCTCATGCAGATTGCCAAGACCAACAATATCGCAACCTTTATCGTCGGCCACATGACCAAGGAGGGAACCCTGGCTGGACCGCGGACCTTGGAGCACATGGTAGACACCGTTCTTTATTTTGAGGGCGAGCGGCAGCACACCTTCCGTATCTTGCGGGCGGTCAAGAACCGCTTTGGCTCTACCAACGAGATCGGCATTTTTGAAATGCAGTCACAGGGCTTGGTCGAAGTCCTCAATCCTAGTGAGGTCTTTCTGGAAGAGCGTCTGGATGGGGCGACTGGCTCGGCTATTGTCGTGACCATGGAGGGAACCCGCCCAATCCTTGCGGAAGTGCAGGCTCTGGTGACCCCGACCATGTTTGGCAATGCCAAGCGGACCACGACAGGCTTGGACTTCAACCGTGCCAGCTTGATTATGGCGGTTTTGGAAAAACGGGCAGGCCTGCTCCTCCAAAACCAAGATGCCTATCTCAAGTCAGCAGGTGGAGTCAAACTGGATGAGCCAGCCATCGACCTAGCAGTCGCAGTTGCCCTTGCCTCCAGCTACAAGGACAAGCCTACCAACCCACAAGAGTGCTTTATAGGCGAAATCGGTCTGACAGGGGAAATCCGCCGCGTCAATCGGATTGAACAACGGATTAACGAAGCCGCTAAATTGGGCTTTACCAAGGTCTATGCCCCTAAAAATTCCCTGACAGGAATCAAGGTACCAAAGGAAATCACGGTTATCGGAGTGACCACCATTGGCGAAGTCTTGCAGAAGGTATTTGAGTGA
- a CDS encoding ABC transporter ATP-binding protein/permease: MFKEAILRYKWYALASVLLTATVVTTALLQPSYLKDVLTAVLTNDKTEIVEVGKLLLVIAGIGLLAGLANTIVAAKISQGVSADIREKTFRKIQSFSYANVEEFNAGNLVVRMTNDVTQIQNLVMMLFTILMRVPMLFVGAFIMAVRTLPELWWVIVLMVILIMAIMAVVMGVMGPRFGKFQTLMDRMNGIAKENLRGIRVVKSFVQEKNQYDKFKSVSNELLDLNLFIGYGFSILQPLMMFISFMAIFLSLYLVSGMVDTNFEAIGGFTSFMSYLMQIMFAIIMASFMGMQASRAAISIKRISEVLDTEPAMTFKDVADEELEGRIVFDNVSFTYPHDTEPTLKNISFEIEPGQMVGVVGATGAGKSTLAQLIPRLFDPQEGTVSIGGRDLKEVNQNTLRNTVSIVLQKAILFSGTIADNLRQGAPGADLTRLERAAGIAQAKEFIDRLDDNYESQVEERGNNFSGGQKQRMSIARGVISEPKVLVLDDSTSALDAKSEKLVQEALNHDLKGTTTVIVAQKISSVVKADKILVLDEGHLIGQGTHAELVATNDVYREIYETQKGREE, from the coding sequence ATGTTTAAAGAAGCGATACTGCGTTATAAGTGGTATGCCTTGGCCTCGGTTTTATTAACGGCAACGGTCGTGACAACTGCTCTGCTACAGCCGAGCTACTTGAAGGATGTCTTGACAGCTGTCTTGACCAACGACAAGACAGAGATTGTTGAAGTCGGTAAACTCTTGCTGGTTATTGCTGGGATTGGACTTTTGGCTGGTTTAGCCAATACTATCGTAGCAGCGAAGATTTCCCAAGGGGTATCGGCGGATATCCGTGAAAAAACTTTTAGAAAAATCCAAAGTTTTTCTTATGCAAATGTGGAAGAGTTTAATGCGGGGAATTTGGTCGTTCGGATGACCAATGATGTCACTCAGATTCAAAACCTGGTTATGATGCTCTTTACCATCCTCATGCGGGTTCCTATGTTGTTTGTCGGGGCCTTCATCATGGCGGTTCGGACCTTGCCTGAATTGTGGTGGGTCATCGTTCTGATGGTTATTTTGATCATGGCGATTATGGCTGTGGTCATGGGGGTTATGGGTCCACGATTTGGGAAATTCCAGACACTGATGGACCGCATGAACGGCATTGCCAAGGAAAATCTGCGTGGTATCCGTGTGGTCAAGTCCTTTGTACAGGAAAAAAATCAATACGACAAGTTCAAGTCTGTGTCTAATGAACTCTTGGACCTCAACCTCTTTATCGGTTATGGTTTTTCAATCCTGCAACCCTTGATGATGTTTATTTCTTTCATGGCTATTTTCTTGTCCCTCTACCTGGTATCTGGGATGGTGGATACGAATTTTGAGGCGATTGGTGGCTTTACTTCCTTCATGAGCTACCTTATGCAGATTATGTTTGCTATTATCATGGCCTCTTTCATGGGCATGCAGGCATCTCGCGCAGCTATTTCCATCAAACGGATCAGCGAGGTCTTGGATACCGAGCCTGCTATGACCTTTAAAGATGTGGCAGATGAAGAACTCGAAGGCCGGATTGTCTTTGATAATGTCAGCTTTACCTATCCGCATGACACGGAGCCGACTCTGAAAAATATTTCCTTTGAGATTGAGCCAGGCCAAATGGTCGGTGTGGTTGGAGCGACGGGCGCTGGTAAATCAACGCTTGCCCAACTCATTCCGCGTCTCTTTGACCCGCAGGAGGGGACGGTCTCTATCGGGGGTCGTGACTTGAAAGAAGTCAATCAAAATACTCTTCGTAACACGGTTTCTATCGTCTTGCAGAAGGCCATTCTCTTCTCGGGTACTATTGCAGACAACCTGCGTCAGGGCGCGCCTGGGGCGGACTTGACACGCTTGGAGCGGGCCGCAGGTATTGCCCAGGCCAAGGAATTTATCGACCGTTTGGATGATAACTATGAAAGCCAGGTCGAGGAGCGGGGAAATAACTTCTCCGGTGGTCAGAAGCAACGGATGTCTATTGCCCGTGGTGTGATTTCTGAGCCAAAAGTCTTGGTACTAGATGATTCGACCTCAGCCCTTGATGCCAAGTCTGAGAAATTGGTACAAGAGGCCCTCAATCATGATTTGAAGGGGACAACGACGGTTATCGTTGCCCAGAAGATTTCTTCTGTTGTCAAAGCTGATAAGATTTTGGTACTTGATGAAGGTCATCTGATCGGCCAAGGTACCCACGCCGAGCTGGTAGCTACGAACGATGTCTACCGTGAAATCTACGAAACGCAGAAAGGGAGAGAAGAATAA
- a CDS encoding NAD(P)H-dependent glycerol-3-phosphate dehydrogenase, which translates to MEKQTIAILGPGSWGTALAQVLNDNGHSVRIWGNIPEQIDEINEKHTNTRYFKDIVLDEKIVAYKDLAETLDGVDAVLFVVPTKVTRLVAKQVAETLKHKVVVMHASKGLEPDSHKRLSQVLEEEIPADLRSEVVVVSGPSHAEETIVRDLTLISAASKDIEAATYVQNLFSNRYFRLYTNNDVIGVETAGALKNIIAVGAGALHGLGYGDNAKAAIIARGLTEITRLGVAMGANPLTYSGLSGVGDLIVTGTSVHSRNWRAGDLLGKGEKLEDIEANMGMVIEGISTTKAAYELAQELGVYMPITQAIYKVIYQGAQIKDAIQEIMSGEFRHENEWH; encoded by the coding sequence ATGGAAAAGCAAACCATTGCTATCTTGGGACCTGGCTCATGGGGAACAGCCCTAGCTCAGGTGCTCAATGATAACGGGCATAGTGTCCGTATCTGGGGAAATATCCCGGAGCAGATTGATGAAATCAATGAAAAACATACTAATACGCGCTATTTCAAGGACATTGTTCTAGACGAGAAGATTGTTGCCTACAAGGATTTGGCTGAAACGCTAGATGGTGTGGACGCTGTACTCTTCGTTGTTCCGACAAAAGTTACCCGTCTGGTAGCCAAGCAGGTTGCCGAGACCCTCAAGCACAAGGTTGTAGTCATGCATGCCTCAAAAGGTTTGGAGCCAGACAGCCACAAACGCCTGTCTCAAGTACTTGAGGAGGAAATCCCTGCTGACCTGCGCTCAGAAGTCGTTGTTGTCTCCGGTCCTAGCCACGCTGAGGAAACCATCGTCCGCGACTTGACCTTGATTTCTGCCGCATCCAAAGACATAGAGGCAGCAACCTATGTCCAAAATCTCTTCAGCAATCGCTACTTCCGTCTCTATACTAACAACGACGTAATCGGCGTAGAAACAGCTGGCGCTCTTAAAAATATTATCGCAGTCGGAGCCGGGGCCTTGCACGGGCTGGGCTATGGTGACAATGCCAAGGCTGCTATTATCGCTCGTGGCTTGACAGAAATTACCCGCCTCGGTGTCGCCATGGGTGCCAATCCTTTGACATACAGCGGACTGTCTGGCGTCGGTGATTTGATTGTCACCGGTACATCAGTTCATTCCCGCAACTGGCGGGCTGGAGACCTGCTTGGTAAGGGCGAGAAACTGGAAGACATTGAAGCCAATATGGGCATGGTCATCGAAGGAATTTCCACGACCAAGGCTGCCTACGAATTGGCCCAAGAACTCGGGGTCTACATGCCAATTACCCAAGCCATTTACAAGGTCATCTACCAGGGTGCCCAAATCAAAGATGCCATCCAAGAAATCATGTCCGGCGAATTCCGTCATGAAAATGAATGGCACTAA
- a CDS encoding MarR family transcriptional regulator: MGDFLAEFRSLLNQVEQIGDKIAKEHGVEHLAGPQGWALLYLAKCSDKEVFVKDIEKEMKISKSVASNLVKRMEKNDFIQVIPSKQDKRYKQIILTANGQEKVSRLDDFHQELHQSLFNKITKEDFQLVKQWAHQLSDNIKEYKEKNNV; encoded by the coding sequence ATGGGAGATTTTTTAGCAGAATTTCGTTCCCTACTCAATCAGGTGGAACAGATTGGTGACAAGATTGCCAAGGAACATGGTGTAGAGCATCTCGCTGGTCCTCAGGGATGGGCCTTGCTTTATCTAGCTAAGTGTTCTGACAAGGAAGTCTTTGTTAAGGACATTGAAAAAGAAATGAAAATTTCTAAATCAGTTGCTAGTAATCTGGTCAAACGAATGGAGAAAAATGATTTTATTCAAGTCATTCCATCCAAGCAGGATAAGCGCTACAAGCAGATTATCCTGACGGCGAATGGGCAGGAAAAAGTTAGTCGCCTAGATGACTTCCATCAGGAGCTGCACCAATCATTGTTTAATAAGATTACAAAAGAAGATTTTCAATTGGTGAAGCAGTGGGCCCATCAATTATCTGATAATATTAAGGAATATAAGGAGAAGAACAATGTTTAA
- a CDS encoding ABC transporter ATP-binding protein/permease, producing MKTLRFFWFYFKRYKLSFAMIFVAIVAATYLQVKTPVLLGNAITELGKIGQAYFAAKQMGQTGFKPDIADFNGVMLNILMAYVATVVSTLIYTLLFTRIVAYSTNRMRKGLFGKLERLTVAFFDKHKDGDILSRFTSDLDNIQNAFNQSLTQVVTNIALYIGMVWMMFRQDVRLALVTVASTPIALLALVIIIRLSRKYTDLQQAAVSKLNAYMDEKISGQKAIIVQGVQEETIDGFMELNEEVRRTTFKGRLFSGVLFPFMNGMSLVNTAIVIFAGSSIVLNDSSLETAAALGLVVIFVQYSQQYYQPIMQIAASWAELQLAFTGAHRIQEMFDEPEEVRPENAPHFTELKEGVEIKDIDFGYLPGRKVLDKVSISAPKGKMVAVVGPTGSGKTTIMNLINRFYDVNSGSVAFDGRDIREYDLDSLRDKVGIVLQESVLFSGTIADNIRFGDESISQEMVETAARATHIHDFIMSLPEGYETFVTDDENAFSTGQKQLISIARTLLTDPQVLILDEATSNVDTVTEAKIQKAMEAIIAGRTSFVIAHRLKTILNADEIIVLKDGKVIEQGNHSQLLKLNGFYAELYHNQFVFE from the coding sequence ATGAAGACTTTACGTTTCTTTTGGTTTTATTTTAAACGTTATAAACTGTCCTTTGCTATGATTTTTGTGGCTATTGTTGCGGCGACTTATTTGCAGGTGAAGACACCGGTTTTACTTGGGAATGCCATTACAGAATTGGGAAAAATTGGTCAGGCTTATTTTGCGGCGAAGCAAATGGGACAGACTGGTTTTAAGCCGGACATAGCTGATTTTAACGGGGTTATGCTCAACATTCTTATGGCCTATGTGGCGACAGTTGTGTCGACCTTGATTTACACGCTCTTGTTCACTCGGATTGTGGCGTATTCGACCAACCGTATGCGTAAGGGACTTTTCGGTAAGCTGGAGCGTTTGACGGTTGCCTTTTTCGATAAGCATAAGGATGGAGATATTCTGTCACGCTTTACATCGGATTTGGACAATATTCAAAATGCCTTTAACCAGTCGCTGACCCAGGTTGTGACCAATATTGCCCTCTATATCGGTATGGTCTGGATGATGTTCCGTCAGGATGTCCGTCTGGCCTTGGTGACCGTTGCATCAACACCGATTGCCCTACTTGCTTTGGTGATTATTATCCGTCTGTCTCGTAAATACACGGATTTGCAGCAGGCAGCCGTTTCTAAGCTCAATGCCTATATGGACGAGAAAATTTCTGGTCAGAAGGCCATTATCGTCCAAGGGGTGCAGGAAGAAACGATCGATGGCTTTATGGAGCTCAATGAAGAAGTGCGTCGGACGACCTTCAAAGGGCGTCTCTTCAGTGGGGTGCTTTTCCCCTTCATGAACGGGATGAGCCTGGTCAATACGGCCATCGTTATCTTTGCAGGCTCCAGCATAGTACTCAATGATTCTTCCTTGGAAACAGCAGCAGCTCTTGGTTTGGTGGTGATTTTTGTTCAGTATTCGCAACAATACTACCAGCCAATCATGCAGATTGCAGCCAGCTGGGCGGAGTTGCAACTGGCTTTCACGGGTGCTCACCGTATCCAGGAAATGTTTGACGAACCTGAAGAAGTTCGCCCTGAAAACGCACCGCATTTCACCGAACTCAAAGAAGGTGTTGAAATCAAGGACATCGACTTTGGCTACCTGCCAGGTCGGAAGGTCTTGGACAAGGTGTCTATCTCGGCACCTAAGGGTAAAATGGTGGCGGTCGTTGGTCCGACGGGGTCTGGTAAGACAACCATTATGAACTTAATCAACCGCTTCTATGATGTCAATAGTGGTAGCGTGGCCTTTGACGGCCGCGATATTCGGGAATATGACTTGGACAGCTTGCGGGATAAGGTCGGTATCGTTTTGCAGGAGTCGGTGCTATTCTCGGGTACTATTGCGGACAATATCCGCTTCGGTGATGAGAGCATTTCGCAGGAAATGGTGGAAACCGCAGCTCGTGCTACCCATATCCACGACTTCATCATGAGCTTGCCAGAGGGTTATGAAACCTTTGTGACCGATGATGAGAATGCCTTCTCAACAGGTCAGAAACAGTTGATTTCCATTGCCCGTACGCTTTTGACAGATCCACAAGTCTTGATTTTGGACGAAGCAACGTCAAACGTTGACACCGTAACAGAAGCCAAAATTCAAAAGGCCATGGAGGCCATTATCGCAGGACGGACCAGCTTCGTCATTGCCCACCGCCTCAAAACCATTCTCAATGCGGACGAAATCATCGTCCTCAAAGATGGAAAAGTGATTGAGCAAGGCAACCATAGCCAGCTCCTCAAGCTCAATGGCTTCTATGCCGAACTCTACCACAACCAGTTTGTGTTTGAATAA
- the galU gene encoding UTP--glucose-1-phosphate uridylyltransferase GalU — MKKVRKAVIPAAGLGTRFLPATKALAKEMLPIVDKPTIQFIVEEALASGIEDILVVTGKSKRSIEDHFDSNFELEYNLKEKGKNELLKLVDETTGIRLHFIRQSHPRGLGDAVLQAKAFVGNEPFVVMLGDDLMDITNKKAVPLTKQLMNDFEKTHASTIAVMPVPHEEVSAYGVIAPHGEGVNGLYSVDTFVEKPKPEDAPSDLAIIGRYLLTPEIFEILENQKPGSGNEIQLTDAIDTLNKTQRVFAREFKGARYDVGDKFGFMKTSIDYALQHPQVKDDLKQYLIDLGKSLEKTKKN, encoded by the coding sequence ATGAAGAAAGTTAGAAAAGCCGTCATCCCTGCTGCTGGTTTGGGAACACGTTTCTTGCCGGCAACAAAGGCACTCGCTAAAGAAATGTTGCCGATCGTTGACAAACCAACTATCCAATTTATCGTTGAAGAAGCCCTTGCATCTGGCATTGAAGACATTTTGGTGGTTACTGGTAAATCAAAACGTTCTATTGAGGACCACTTCGATTCAAACTTTGAATTGGAATACAACTTAAAAGAAAAAGGTAAGAATGAATTGCTCAAACTGGTCGATGAAACAACTGGTATCCGCCTGCATTTCATTCGTCAGAGTCATCCGCGTGGCTTGGGCGATGCGGTCTTGCAAGCCAAGGCCTTTGTCGGCAATGAGCCTTTCGTTGTCATGTTGGGTGACGACCTCATGGATATTACCAATAAAAAAGCTGTCCCATTGACCAAGCAATTGATGAACGATTTTGAAAAAACACATGCTTCAACCATTGCTGTTATGCCGGTTCCCCATGAAGAGGTGTCAGCCTACGGTGTCATTGCACCTCATGGCGAAGGTGTCAATGGCCTTTACAGTGTCGATACATTTGTGGAAAAACCAAAACCTGAAGATGCTCCATCTGACTTGGCCATTATCGGTCGCTATCTTCTCACACCGGAAATTTTTGAAATTCTTGAAAATCAAAAACCAGGTTCCGGCAACGAAATCCAATTGACCGATGCCATTGATACCCTCAACAAAACCCAACGCGTGTTCGCTCGTGAATTCAAGGGTGCTCGTTATGACGTTGGTGATAAGTTTGGTTTCATGAAAACTTCCATTGACTACGCCCTACAACACCCACAGGTCAAAGACGACTTGAAACAATATTTGATTGACCTTGGTAAATCATTAGAGAAAACAAAGAAAAACT